One stretch of Ananas comosus cultivar F153 linkage group 6, ASM154086v1, whole genome shotgun sequence DNA includes these proteins:
- the LOC109711959 gene encoding U4/U6 small nuclear ribonucleoprotein Prp31 homolog: MASLADSFLADLDELSDNEEHPLDDENAEAGDMEDDGDDEMPDLESLNYEDLDSVSKLQKTQRYNDIMQKVDDALQKGSDFSTNVTILEDDPEYQLIVDCNALSVDIENEIIIIHNFIRDKYRLKFPELESLVHHPIDYARVVKKIGNEMDLTLVDLEGLLPSAIIMVVSVTASTTSGKPLSEENLQKTIEACDRALALDLAKKKVLDFVESRMGYIAPNLSAIVGSAVASKLMGIAGGLLALAKMPACNVQLLGAKKKNLAGFSTATSQFRVGYLEQTEIFQSTPPSLRTRACRLLAAKSTLAARVDSTRGDPTGKTGRNLREEIRKKIEKWQEPPPAKQPKPLPVPDSEPKKKRGGRRLRKTKERYAITDMRKLANRMQFGVPEESSLGDGLGEGYGMLGQAGSGKLRVSVAQNKLAAKVAKKFKEKLYGSSGATSGLTSSLAFTPVQGIELTNPQAHGNLLGSGIQSTYFSETGTFSKIKRT; this comes from the exons ATG GCTAGTCTTGCTGATTCCTTCTTAGCCGATCTCGATGAACTGTCAGACAATGAAGAGCACCCTCTT GATGACGAGAATGCGGAAGCAGGAGATATGgaagatgatggtgatgatgagaTGCCAGATCTTGAATCTCTTAACTATGAGGATCTTGATAGTGTTTCGAAATTGCAGAAGACGCAACGTTACAATGATATCATGCAA AAAGTGGATGATGCGCTTCAGAAAGGGTCAGACTTTTCTACCAATGTGACCATCTTAGAGGATGATCCCGAGTACCAACTAATCGTCGATTGCAATGCCTTATCGGTAGATATCGAAAACGAAATCATTATAATTCACAATTTTATACGTGACAAATACCGCTTGAAGTTCCCCGAGCTGGAATCACTGGTTCACCATCCAATCGATTATGCTCGAGTTGTTAAGAAAATCGGAAATGAGATGGATTTAACCCTCGTCGATTTGGAAGGGCTTCTCCCTTCAGCAATCATAATGGTAGTTTCTGTCACAGCATCAACTACAAGTGGCAAGCCCCTGTCTGAAGAGAACTTACAGAAAACAATTGAAGCTTGTGATCGAGCCCTAGCTCTTGATTTAGCTAAAAAGAAAGTTCTGGATTTTGTGGAGAGTCGGATGGGATACATCGCGCCAAATCTCTCTGCTATCGTCGGTAGTGCAGTTGCATCTAAGTTAATGGGGATAGCTGGTGGCTTGTTAGCATTAGCGAAAATGCCAGCTTGTAATGTTCAGCTTTTGGGggcaaagaagaaaaatctagCCGGCTTTTCTACTGCAACCTCTCAGTTTCGTGTGGGTTATCTTGAACAAACTGAAATCTTTCAGAGCACTCCTCCGTCCTTAAGGACTCGCGCTTGTCGACTGTTAGCTGCAAAATCAACCCTGGCTGCAAGAGTTGACTCGACGAGAGGGGATCCCACAGGAAAGACCGGAAGGAACTTGCGAGAAGAAATCCGGAAAAAGATTGAGAAGTGGCAAGAGCCCCCCCCAGCAAAGCAGCCAAAGCCTTTACCTGTTCCAGATTCGGAACctaagaagaagagaggaggcCGCCGACTCCGAAAAACGAAAGAAAG ATATGCTATCACCGATATGCGGAAGCTCGCCAATCGAATGCAATTTGGAGTGCCGGAAGAGAGTTCTTTAG GTGATGGCTTAGGCGAGGGATATGGTATGCTCGGTCAGGCAGGAAGTGGGAAGCTGCGCGTATCGGTTGCACAGAACAAACTTGCTGCCAAAGTGGCTAAAAA GTTCAAGGAGAAGCTTTATGGTAGCAGCGGCGCAACATCTGGGTTGACATCAAGTCTTGCATTTACGCCTGTACAA GGTATAGAACTGACGAATCCGCAAGCGCATGGTAACCTGCTAGGAAGTGGAATTCAGAGCACATATTTCTCTGAAACAGGGACATTTTCAAAGATCAAGAGGACTTGA